Genomic segment of Ailuropoda melanoleuca isolate Jingjing chromosome 1, ASM200744v2, whole genome shotgun sequence:
gtatttgagtctttttccttcaaatatcACTAATAGAAAATTATATCTCCCTACAGGTCTTCCACAGTATATTAAAGCAGAAGATAAGGTTTTATCTTATCATGAAAGTATTATCTGAAGGACAATTAAGGTTTTGTGTTGTTCAACCAATACATCTCACATCATGTCTGGTCATATTCATCATTCTGAAGTCCATCTCTTCTCTAAAACCTGCCCGACTTCCAATTTACCAAAGGAAACCTTTCATAGCTGCTTGGAATGCTCCAACAGATCAGTGTTTGATAAAATACAATATAGGACTAAATCTGAAAATGTTTCAGGTGATTGGAAGCCCACTGGCCAAGGCCAGGGGGCAAAATGTCACTATATTTTATGTCAACAGGTTGGGATACTATCCATGGTATACATCACAGGGGGTTCCCATTAATGGGGGTCTCCCACAGAATATAAGTTTGCAAGTGCATCTAGAAAAAGCCGACCAAGATATTAATTATTACATCCCTGCTGAAGATTTCAGTGGCCTTGCTGTTATAGACTGGGAATATTGGCGACCCCAGTGGGCCCGTAACTGGAACACTAAAGATGTCTACAGACAGAAGTCAAGAAAGCTGATTTCTGATATGCAAGAGAACATATCAGCTACTGATATTGAAGATTTAGCCaaagaaacatttgaagaaaGTGCAAAAGCCTTCATGAAGGAAACCATCGAATTGGGAATGAAGAGTAGACCCAAGGGCCTCTGGGGTTATTATTTATATCCTGATTGCCACAATTATAATGTTTATGCCCCGAATTATACTGGGTCATGCCCAGAAGAGGAAGTTTTGAGAAACAATGAGCTCTCTTGGCTCTGGAATAGCAGTACTGCTTTATATCCTTCTATTGGTGTCAGAAAATCTCTTGGAGACAACGAAAACATTCTGCGCTTCTCACAATTTCGGGTCCATGAATCCATGAGGATCTCCACCATGACATCCCATGATTATGCTCTGCCTGTATTCGTCTACACAAGGCTAGGCTACAGAAAtgaacctttattttttctttctaaggtaAGACACTCCTTGCCAATGATGGGGggattttctctctgtctttacaagagatacttcttttctttttttttttttaagatgttttctgtttatttgagagagagagcatgagcagggggtggggcaaatggagagggagaagcagactccccaaagggagagggagagcagggagcctggcaagaggatgatcccaggaccctgaggtcatgaccttagccagaggcagatgcttaactgactgagccacccaggcgcccctaaaagagaCATTTCTTTGTTAATTATGTTTTTTGAAGAATTCCCAATTAGTGGTCCCTTAGAAAGGAGCATAACTGTTCCTTTGACTAGCCATCCCTTTAGACTCTTCATTTATGCCAATTGAATTTTAattggaacacagtatggagggaAGGTTAAAAGGCAATAAGAGCAacttcttccccccttcctccccagctttGACGGTTCTCCCTCACAACTGGCCTTTATTGAAGCAGTTGGTGGTGGACAGGCTGGAAAATCAGAGAGGATATGCTAAAATGGAGCAGTTTGCTCCCACGTGTGGAAGTGTAATTGGAAGCATTCTTGCTTCTGGCCTTGCCATCTAATGTCAAGAGaaaaaagttttgtatttttaatgcgTAATACCAGTTTTGATAAAAGGTACAAGAGAggcacagcaatgtgaatatatgtaacactactgaactatacGCTGAGAAATGGTGAAGGCAGTAATTTCATAACATGtctttttaccacaattaaaaagtttttaaaaattaaaatttttacataataaaatttttttttaaaaattgaaaaaaaaatttctttaaagccATAAGGGTGTTGCAAATCTGTAAAAAGTAGATGGATCCATAGATTCAGCCATCTGGTTTATTCTGGACTGTGACCATAGTTAACGAAAAGTTGGTAAGAGTGTGCGAGTTTTTAAATTCAATCATAAATTCATCACTAGTAGATGGTTTCACAACCCTAGggtaaaatttataaatacaagttttattctgtttattttaccaTTGTAGCCAAAGACTTCCCAGAAACCATAAGGGCaacttttaaaatagatgaattttCGGCccaattttcccttccttcttctccctttgctaCTCTAATAACTCAAATGGAAACTTCTAGAGATAAACACTGAAAAGTAGATGTTGCTCTAATGGTTGGACTTCAATAATTATGTGTAAACTTTCTATGATAAGAAGAGACTATGATAAGAGACTATGATCTTATCTATGGTAAGAATGAGACTTGTTCAGGCCTTCACATGGGTGATGCAGTGGTATTTTAAGATCTTACTGGATATTATCGGTTTATCACACGTCCTCCTTCTCCACCATTACAAGTTTCAATTCACCAGTGTGTATTTTAATACACTTACATTTAAAGATGTTCAGACTTCATGTGAAGCATCCAAGGAAGGAGGCTCGGGAAACCCACATGAGGGCTTTAGCATGAACAGTAGGTATCTACGGAGCATATAGAGAATACAGCTTCATcctcagagaagggaaaggcaCAGATGTATCAAGATTTGGTAAATGCTATGCCTTGGACATCATTAATGAGATGAGTAAGAAGAAAAAACTCTATTGGGAACTGATATTTGTACTTCCCAGAAAAGTCATCAACAAATGATTAAGAATGATAGGAAATCAATACTACCTGGGAGGTTTAAAAGTCCTCTAGATCTTCTTGACCCTGGCACTGAAAGTTAAATATTACTTTCTTCAATgaaacttctttccttttttatatttggCTTAAACAAGTTTCTATCTTTGATGATAATAAATTTACTTTTGGAAGAAACAATACACTTTAAGGGACAAAGTGTTCATTTTGAAAGATTAGTTGACACTACTGGTACATTCTGCACATTCTGTAAACCTAGATAAGCTTCCTTGAGTAGCTACAGTCTCAGAAATATTTCTGCTTTAAGGAAAGAGGGAACAACAGTTAGGGTCTCATCAAGAAACCGTTCTCTTTGGCAGTCCCAGAAATCATTCTGTATCATTCTGAAAACTTTCTGATGGTAAGGTATTTCCAGATGTTTTAAACCATCAGTTTACCACCATTTTACTCAATCCTCCATAAAAATCTgcccacaaatttttaaaaacctgatacTTATGCCAAATCATAAATGACTAATAATGGCTTCCTTTTCTAATCTTCCCAAAGATAgctgcactttatttttttttaaagattttttatttttaagtaatctctacacgcaatgtggggctcagacttagagccctgagatcaagagtcacatgctccactgtctgagccagccagcgCCCTGACATCTACACTTTagagtgtgtttgtgtatgtgtgtgtttgtgcatgtgtacacatacacatatagtTAGGACTAGAAAAACGATTTACAAATAAGCAGCAAATTGCCTTACCATCTCTCACAAATATGAGAGGGAAAAACTCCAGGTGACTCGGTCATGGGTAGGGATATGCTTTTGTGAGTTTTCCCTCCAAAAGCTTATTAGGTACTCTTAGGAATAtcagaggaaaatgtttttatctggcagggggcaggaggaaaaaataactattttgaatACTCAAGAACATTCTGTTCTTCTTCACAAGGTCTGCCCTCAGAAGAAACTATTTAACCAGTGCCAGACCTACTGGGGACTTATCAGAGCCTAAGTGaactggggaaagggaaataacCTCCAGCTGGCTCTAGTCTTGCACTTGCAAAAAGGGAAATGCTCTAGCCCCATCTAGCCAGCCTATCCCACCTAAGAAAGGGAAACACAGCTGATCAACTAATGAATTTCACAGTCCAGAAGCAAAGGCTCACTacaagactgagacctaatcataggactataaAGAACCCTTCCATTTCCCCTACATCTTACTAGCACATTACTGACTGCCTATCTGTAACAGTTCCTTTTACCTAGTATGAGCTATTTGCCTGTCAAGAAAAGATTAAATCATGTctagctatcaagaaaaaaacccaaaaaactacaggacatactaaaaggcaaaaacagaatttaaagagacagaacaagcatcagaaccagactcagatatggtagggatgttggaattatcagactggaAATTTAAAAGTACTATAGTGACTTTGCAaagggctctaatggataaagtagacagcatgcaaaaatagatgggcaatgtaagcacagagatggaaaggctaagaaagaatcaaaaagaagtGTTAGAGATCAAGAACACTGTAGCAGAAATGAAGAACGTCTTTGATGCACCTGTTTAGTAGACTGCACGGGGCTGGGGAAAGACGCCCTGAGCCTCAGGATGTCTCCATAGAAACCTCTGAAacttaatgatgtactgtatggtgactaacataacataacacaaaattaaaaaaaaaaagaaagaaagaaacctctgaaactgaaaagcaaagagaagaaagactgaaaaaaaaaaaaaaaccccaccccaaaaaacaaaacccagaatcGAATATTCAAGAACTGCGGAACAGCTGAAAAAGGTCTAACATACATGTAATAGGAATTCATGGAAGGCCACTGGGGGATCTGGCGCTTCTGATCACGTCATGCGACTATGGATTCACTGAATTCAAAGTGAGTGGAGAGAGGTGCCCTTGCCCTTGTTTTTTTGCCAGAAGAGGCAATGGGTGTAGACCCAGCAGAGTCTCATTCTGGGCACTACATGACTGGCTCCTCCCATAGTCACAtcacagatatttttcaaaaacatatcaCTTCCACTCTCATTAGAGCCTCATGAAAACTTCTTCCTTTCAGCTCTGACCTATTCAGTGCACTCCGTGGTCATAGAAATGGAAATGGATATGAGTCCGAAAGGGAAAGTAGTTTAACCCAAGATCTCCAGAAGAATAAAACTTCAAACACTGAAGTTGTAAAACCTTTGAGTGGACCATAAACGTGTCAGATAAGAAGATATATCTCTCAGGTgttgattttaatataaaaggcCCCAGGCAAAATACAATTAtaaagttctgtttttatttcccacCAAATTACCCAGTTACATTTTCCAGCATGTAACTGATGGAAATTCATCCTTGGAGTGAAAGGTGAATGCTTAGTATCCTAAACAGTGAGAGACTTACTATAATTTAGTAAACTTATCTAGGAGACCTTAAAGTAGGAAACCAACTGCATACCTTCAACTCCTAATTTCCTTCTGAAATGGCCTGGATCCATGTTAATCCTTAAACACTTAAATCCTTCAGGATTACAAAACCAAAATTCCCCTGCTGAAATTCCGTTTTCTTTTACCGTTAACATACTGAGAAAAAGTCCGGCAGCTTTATCATGACTGGAGGAGTCATAAATAAAGCCATTAAGTCAGGTACTTTGACATTATATACAAATAGTTTCAGAGACCAAATATAAGGGTGGACCAAATCAGAGCCTGTGGGTCCTTAACACTGTGTCGCTTTGCCTGGCCTTGGGATGCAAATGACACAAAACCCCTCCGGGTCCCTGCAAAGGCGAAGTCCTCCTGTGTTGCAAGTTGGGAAGAGAATTTAGAGGAGTGCAAGGTATTCCgcatttggagaagaaaaacttTTGGATTCTGTTTCTGGGTCATGTACACATGGCTGGTTTGATTAGACAGCTTCTGGTGGCTATTTCTAGGCTGTCACCAAAATGATACCCTGTTTGGCAAAATGCaggtttttcttcaaaaatatttgatacattttttccATACGATTATGGAGTGTAATTTTCGAGCCTTGGTTTATTCAACAATTGTGTTACTCTAAGAAAGTGGAGAATCATCCTATTAATATTGCACTTAGCCTCTAATCCTAATCCCTGGTGTGCTGTTTTATATCCAAATGAATAATGAATTCTATTCTCTTCACTCTAGCAAGACCTTATCAGTACCATTGGAGAAAGTGCTGCCTTGGGAGCTGCAGGCATTGTTATCTGGGGAGACATGAATTTAACGTCATCTGAGGTAAGGCAGGACCTTGAAGgtatacttaatattattttaagtatttgctCCTTTCTTGTATAGCTAACTCCAGTCGGAGCCCTCATGGCTTCCACAATAATCCAGCTTTAGAATTAAagtccagggacgcctgggtagctcagtcgttaagtgtctgccttcagctcagggcatgatcccggagtcctgggatccagccccacatcaggcaacTCCGATGGgagagtgcttcttcctctcccactccccctgcctgtgttccctctctcactggctgtctctctctgtgtcaaataaataaataaaatctttaaaaaaagagagagaattaaagTCCAAATCAATGCCTAATATATAGAAGGAGCTTAATAGTATTATTAACTTTTGTTAAGATAGTAATCACAATACCGACATTTGTTGACTATTTATTACGTGCTTGGATTGtgctaaatgttttttgttttggatttgcTCACTTACTGGCCATAATAACCCTTATGAGGTAGAGACTACCATTctcatttatagatgaaaaacaTGAGAGGAAATCCAACTAGGGTGACAGCTAGCTAAGCTGGTTAACGGTGAAGCTGGCATTAACCACAGTTTGACTCTGGAGAGCTTGCATTTAACTACTACATAACATGTGTTATATCCTATtttgagaagaagaaacagatggtAACTTTTTAATCTCTGTGTTGAATCTATTTTTCCTCTATGGGGAAATTAGCTAAAAATTAATAGCATTTAAAATGAGATCTATAGCTCTCTTCAAATTTCTCCCAGCTCAGATATTATTTACTCTAATAAGTCTTTCTAGTTTTCCCCAATCCACATTAATCACAATCTCTTTTGTATTTCCAGATGCTG
This window contains:
- the LOC100472672 gene encoding hyaluronidase-4, translated to MKVLSEGQLRFCVVQPIHLTSCLVIFIILKSISSLKPARLPIYQRKPFIAAWNAPTDQCLIKYNIGLNLKMFQVIGSPLAKARGQNVTIFYVNRLGYYPWYTSQGVPINGGLPQNISLQVHLEKADQDINYYIPAEDFSGLAVIDWEYWRPQWARNWNTKDVYRQKSRKLISDMQENISATDIEDLAKETFEESAKAFMKETIELGMKSRPKGLWGYYLYPDCHNYNVYAPNYTGSCPEEEVLRNNELSWLWNSSTALYPSIGVRKSLGDNENILRFSQFRVHESMRISTMTSHDYALPVFVYTRLGYRNEPLFFLSKQDLISTIGESAALGAAGIVIWGDMNLTSSEGNCTKVKQYVSSDLGSYIVNVTKAAEVCSLHLCRRNGRCRRKVWKAPDYLHLNPASYHIEASQDGEFTVQGKASDTDLKAMEEKFSCHCYQGYEGADCRGKKTADGCSGVFSFPGSLITLCLLVLAGSQSTPW